TTGCGCACATGAGTTCCGCCATCGGCTTGCAGGTCAAGCCCCACAATTTCGACCGTCCGCACCTCTTTAATTCCCTCGGGTAAGAGATTGATCTTCGTCCGAATCAAATCGGGGATTTGGAACGCCTCTTCACGCGGAAGAATATTAACCCGAATCTCTCGCGCCTGTCGCACTTCGTTATTGATCGCTATTTCGATCTCGCGCGCCAGCTCGCCGCGCATGGTCGCAAACTCGAAATCCAAATGCCCTTTCAACGGTTCCATATTCCCGCCTGTCACCTGGGCGCCATAATCGCGGAAGATCGTGCCGCACAGCACGTGCAACGCGGTGTGAGTGCGCATCAGCTTGTGTCGGCGGACCCAGTCCAGGGTCCCGCGCGAAGCGACGCCGACAGAAGGCAAAGGCGCGGCGCCGCCGAGAAAATGCAAAATGTCGTCATCTCGCTTTTTCACTTTCTCCACCGGGTAGATCACGCCCGCCATCGTCAGGGAGCCGAAGTCGCACGGTTGGCCTCCGCCGCCGGGATAGAACGCCGTGCGGTCTATAATCACCGCGCGTTCCTCGGCGAACACAGCAACAACCCCGGCTTCGAATTCCTGAAGATAACTATCGGTTTGATACAGCAGTTCGGTCATAGCGACTCCGTTCTCGTGAAGTGTACAGCAAATGATAAAATCAGCCAATGGAATTGGAGGCAGAATGAACCCGAAAAGAATTGTAATCGACGGCAAGGTTTACAACAGCGTGGACGAAATGCCCGAGGACGCGCGCCGAAATTACGAGCAGGCGATGAGGAACTTTGGCTCGGCAGACTCGATCATCGCCTTGAACAATGTCTTTGCCGACGCGAACAACAACGGAATGCCCGATATGGTTGAGAATCAAGCCATGAACATCATGGGCGGGATGACCTTCGTTGTGAATGGGCAAACCTATAACAGCCTCGACGATCTTCCACCCGAAGCCCGCGCGAAATACGAACAAGCCATGGGCATGTTCGATAATAATCGAGACAACATGCCGGATTGGATGGAAGCCATGACGAATGCTTCACCACACCTCCCTCAGCCCGCGAAGGCTTCAACCGGCTACCCCACCGCCGACACAACGCGCCACGCATCGCGCGCGCCTCTGCCTGTCTCGCCAACCTTCGCGCCAGACACCTCAAACGGCTGGATGCTGGCGTTAGCCGGGCTGTTTATCTTGATGGTCTGCGCTCTCGGCTCCATCGGCGTATGGTATTTCTTTTTTCGTTGAAAATGAGCGTTTGGTTAGAACTTCACAACCCGCTTGACACTGTTTAAGGATTTTTGTATAGTATTTTACGTTGCAAATATTGGCACGGCTGCCCACCCGGCTAGGCGTGCCTTTTGTTTGCGCGCACATCACACACTGCGAGGAGAGTCGATGATACAAGTCAACGGACTCATCAAGGATTATGGAGCGCGGCGGGCGCTGAACGCCATCAGCTTCAACGCCAATCAAGGAGAGATCGTCGGATTCCTGGGACCGAACGGCGCCGGCAAGACCACCACCATGCGAATCTTAACCGGGTACATGCCCCCCACCGAGGGCGAGGTGACTGTCGCCGGTTACGATGTCGTGGAAGAGTCGCTCGAAGTGCGGAAGCGCGTGGGATACCTCCCAGAGACGGTTCCGCTCTACAATGATATGTCCGCGTTGGATTATCTGAAATTTATGGCGGATCTCCGCCATGTGCCAGACGCGGAAGACCGAGCGGCTGAAGCGCTGGAAAGCGTCAACCTGGGCGAGCGCGCAAACTCCTTTATTGGCAGTTTCTCCAAAGGTATGCGACAACGCGTGGGGCTGGCGCAGGCTTTGCTCCACCGCCCGGAAGTCATCATTCTGGATGAACCCACCATTGGTCTTGACCCAAGCCAGGTCGTTGAAATCCGTGAATTGATCCGCGCCATTGGCAAAGACCGCACCGTGCTTTTCTCAACGCACATCCTTTCAGAAGCACAGCAGATCTGCGATCGCGTGCTCATCATCAACAAAGGGAGGATCGTCGCCGAGGATACGCCCGAAAATCTACAATCGCGCCTGACTGGCGCGCAACGCGTCATCCTGCGCGTGCGCGGCGAGTCGGATGACCTGCCGGCGAAGATCCAAAAGATCAAAGGCGTGCAGGAGGTGGAAACCAAGCCGGACGGGTCGATCGAATTCGAATTCGCTTCCGGTCAAGATTCCCGCCCGCAGGTGGCGAAGGCAGTTATTCAGGGCGGGTACGATCTCCTGGAATTCCGCCCGGTGGGAATGAGTCTTGAGGAAATCTTCCTTGAATTAACCCGCGACGCATCGTCCGGTAAAAAATCATCGTGAGGCAACAATATGCGTAACATCTGGACCATTGCACGGCGCGAATACGACCAGTATTTCATCAGCCCCATCGCCTATGTTGTGGCGGTGGCTTTGCTGTTCATTCTTGGCGGGTATTTTGCTTTCCTGCTCGTGTACGCCAACCAGAATTTTGGTTTCGTGCCCGACGTGAATGTTATCAACGACCTCTTTGCCTTTCTACTCCTTCTGTCGATCCCCGCGCTGACCATGCGCGTGCTGGCAGACGAAACCCGCACCGGCACGATCGAACTGTTATTAACCGCCCCCGTCCGCGATTTTGAACTTGTGGCTGGGAAATGGCTGGGTAGTTTTCTGTTCGTGTTCACACTCATCCTCATCACGGCGATTTATCCGCTCATCTTGCGTTCCCAGGTGACTCCGGGCTTGGATTGGAAGTTGATGTTGTCTTCCTACCTGGGCTTGATCCTGCTCTCTGCCGCGTTCGTCGCCATCGGGGTGGGGTTATCGGCCGTCTTCAGCAACCAAGTGACCGCATTCATCACCACCATTGCGGTACTGATCACGCTGTGGTGGCTGATCGGCATCCCCGCCAACGTGCTTCCCACCGGCGGCGAATTCTTCCGCTATCTGCAACTTAATACTCACTTTGCCAATGCGCTCAACGCCGGCAGTCTTGAACTTTCAAACCTGGTGTATTTCTTCAGCCTGATCGCCATCGGTCTGTTTACCGGCACAGTCGCAATCGAAGTTCGGAGATGGAAATAATGAATAACAAGTCGAACAAATCGGCATCCAGCCGCTACACGATCGTTGCGCTCATCGTCGCCCTTTTGGCTTGTATTGCCACCGGCTTGCTTGCCGCCGCAAAAGGCGTGATTGCGCTCGGGCTGTATACAGTCCAATTCCCGGAACGCTTGAACAATGGTTTATGGATCAGCGGCGGGTTGGTGATACTGGGCATTGCCGCGTACGCCATCTTTGAACCCGGAAAATTCCAGCGGTTTATCACCGGGCGGCAAGCGCGCTACGGCGGAAACACACTGATCGCCTCCCTCGCCTTCATCGCCATCCTTGTTGTGGCAAACACGCTCGCGTATAAAAATCCAACTCCACTCGCCGACCTGACGGAGGATCAGTCCAACACGCTGGCGCCGGAACTCGAAGCGGCGCTCGAAACCTTGCCGGATAAAGTTCACGCCACAGGCTTTTTCAGCCAACTCCCATCCGATTCAGCGCAGGAACTTCTGGACCGCATCAAATCGAAAAGCGGCGGTAAATTCGATTATGAATTCGTCGACCCCAATCGCGACCCGCAACTCGCTCGTGAAAACAACATCACCGGCGACGGAAAGATCCTGCTTGAGATGAGCGGACGCAAAGAGATCGCCGCCTCCGCATCGGAGACAGAAATCTTCGAAGCCTTATTGCGGTTGATCAACCCGGAAGACCGGGCGATCTACTTCTTGATCGGTCATGGCGAGCGCGACACGCAGGAATACAATCAAGAAACCGGCTCGATGACCCGCGCTAAAGAAATTCTGGAAAGCAAGAATTACACCGTTAAAACGCTCAACCTGCCAGCCGAAAACAAGATACCCGACGACGCCGACCTTATCATTATCGCGGGACCCGTCCAGCCAATCACAGAAAACGAACAAAAATTGTTGCGCGAGTATCTAGCGGGAGGCGGTTCTCTGATCGTCATGGAAGACCCGCTCATTGTGACCGACTTCGGCGACCAGGCAGACCCGCTTGCCAAACTACTGCTCGACGACTGGGGCATTTCCATCAACAATGATGTGGTGATCGATCTCGACAGCTCGGACCCCATGATTGGCACGGCGGCCTCTTACCCTGGGCCGCACGCCATCACCCGCAAGATGAACAACATCATCACCTACTTCCCGCTCACGCGCAGTCTCACCATTGCGTCCGCGCCGGAAAACGTTCAAGCCAGCCTGCTGATCCAAACCACTCCAAAATCGTGGGGCGAAACAAATACGGCAGAGTCGAACGTCGCATTTGATGAAGCCGCAGATATT
This is a stretch of genomic DNA from Candidatus Defluviilinea gracilis. It encodes these proteins:
- a CDS encoding alanyl-tRNA editing protein, with protein sequence MTELLYQTDSYLQEFEAGVVAVFAEERAVIIDRTAFYPGGGGQPCDFGSLTMAGVIYPVEKVKKRDDDILHFLGGAAPLPSVGVASRGTLDWVRRHKLMRTHTALHVLCGTIFRDYGAQVTGGNMEPLKGHLDFEFATMRGELAREIEIAINNEVRQAREIRVNILPREEAFQIPDLIRTKINLLPEGIKEVRTVEIVGLDLQADGGTHVRNTSEVGTIRVSDYKSKGAINKRIYIEVE
- a CDS encoding ATP-binding cassette domain-containing protein; the encoded protein is MIQVNGLIKDYGARRALNAISFNANQGEIVGFLGPNGAGKTTTMRILTGYMPPTEGEVTVAGYDVVEESLEVRKRVGYLPETVPLYNDMSALDYLKFMADLRHVPDAEDRAAEALESVNLGERANSFIGSFSKGMRQRVGLAQALLHRPEVIILDEPTIGLDPSQVVEIRELIRAIGKDRTVLFSTHILSEAQQICDRVLIINKGRIVAEDTPENLQSRLTGAQRVILRVRGESDDLPAKIQKIKGVQEVETKPDGSIEFEFASGQDSRPQVAKAVIQGGYDLLEFRPVGMSLEEIFLELTRDASSGKKSS
- a CDS encoding ABC transporter permease subunit, producing the protein MRNIWTIARREYDQYFISPIAYVVAVALLFILGGYFAFLLVYANQNFGFVPDVNVINDLFAFLLLLSIPALTMRVLADETRTGTIELLLTAPVRDFELVAGKWLGSFLFVFTLILITAIYPLILRSQVTPGLDWKLMLSSYLGLILLSAAFVAIGVGLSAVFSNQVTAFITTIAVLITLWWLIGIPANVLPTGGEFFRYLQLNTHFANALNAGSLELSNLVYFFSLIAIGLFTGTVAIEVRRWK
- a CDS encoding GldG family protein, which produces MNNKSNKSASSRYTIVALIVALLACIATGLLAAAKGVIALGLYTVQFPERLNNGLWISGGLVILGIAAYAIFEPGKFQRFITGRQARYGGNTLIASLAFIAILVVANTLAYKNPTPLADLTEDQSNTLAPELEAALETLPDKVHATGFFSQLPSDSAQELLDRIKSKSGGKFDYEFVDPNRDPQLARENNITGDGKILLEMSGRKEIAASASETEIFEALLRLINPEDRAIYFLIGHGERDTQEYNQETGSMTRAKEILESKNYTVKTLNLPAENKIPDDADLIIIAGPVQPITENEQKLLREYLAGGGSLIVMEDPLIVTDFGDQADPLAKLLLDDWGISINNDVVIDLDSSDPMIGTAASYPGPHAITRKMNNIITYFPLTRSLTIASAPENVQASLLIQTTPKSWGETNTAESNVAFDEAADIPGPMTLAVAADNTANNSRVVVFGTSQFATDQNFDQYGNGDLFANSVDWAAQQENLIELTPKQPVTRSFNPASQGRILFLMFIVAILMPYLRGTRRDDLASAPETGITCDETQRWYTCSHPRRGAGSVLPDQQPRETDRDCHHARTR